A region of the Haemophilus parainfluenzae genome:
CCAATTAAATGAGGAATTAAGCGAGCTTGAACGTCAAAATAAAGTACTATGGATTGCGAAAGAATTTAATGCCGAACAAATGAGAACGGTGATGTTAGTGATCGCAGCAACAAATGATGAGATATTAAATCACCGTATTTTCCATTTAGCCGAAAGTCAACATAAATTAGTTAATGTGGTGGATGATCAACCTCATTGTAGCTTTATCTTCCCTTCTATTATTGATCGTAATCCGATCCAAATTGCGATTTCGAGTGGTGGTAAAGCACCAGTTTTGGCTCGGTTATTACGAGAAAAATTAGAAGCCTTATTACCGCAACATTTGGGCAAAATTGCAGAAATTTCCGGTAAATGGCGGGATCAAGTGAAAGCAAAATTGACATCGGTCACCGAACGTCGCCGTTTTTGGGAAAAAATGTTTAGCGGACGTTTTGCAAGTCTCGTTAAAAATCAACAAGATGCTCAATCTGAAGAGGAATTGGCTGAGCAACTAGAAAATAACTATCAAGGTGGTTTTGTTTCTTTAGTTGGTGCCGGTCCTGGCGATGCTGGATTACTAACTCTTAACGGTTTACAAGAAATTCAACAAGCTGATGTGGTGCTTTACGATGCACTGGTTTCTGATGAGATTCTTTCTTTGATTCGTCGTGATGCAGAACGTATTTTTGTGGGAAAACGTGCCAATGGTCGTTCTGTCGCACAAGAAGAAACCAACCAATTGTTATTAACCCTTGCTCAACAAGGCAAGCGAGTTGTTCGTTTAAAAGGTGGTGATCCTTTCGTTTTTGGACGCGGTGGCGAAGAGTTAGAAGTGTTAGCTCAACATCAAATTCCATTTTCTGTTATACCAGGTATCACCGCGGGCATTGGCGCAACAGCCTATGCAGGCATTCCATTAACCCACAGAGATTATGCACAAAGTGCAATTTTTGTGACCGGCCATCGTAAAGCCGATGCCTCTGATATTGAATGGCAAACCTTAGCAAGAAGTCATCAAACCTTAGTTATTTATATGGGGACGTTAAAAGCGCAAGTCATTGCTGAACGTTTACAACAGTATGATCGAGCTGCGAATACGCCTGTTGCGATTATCAGCCAAGGCACTCAACTTACTCAAAAAACAGCGATTGGTACACTCGAAAATTTAGCTGAATTAGCAGAAAAAGCAGCGACGCCAGCCTTAATTATAGTGGGTGAAGTGGTGAAATTACACGAACAATTAGCGTGGTTTGGCGAAGAAAAACAACGTCAAAAACAACCGCACTTTACCCTAGAAAGTTTAACTATTGGTCAAGTGGCATAAGGAGTGGATGATGAGTTTATTTAAACCGACTTTTTGGCAAATTCCACTTGTTAGCCTTGATGTTAAAGATCGCTTGGCAGAAAAAACAGTCACATTGCAGCAACGTTTACATCAAATTGCTGATAGCCATAAGGATGCACGCTTTGCTAGCAGTTTAGCTGTGGAAGATATGGTAATTACTGATGTGATTGCCCGTGAGCAGTTGAATATAGGAGTATTTACCTTAGATACAGGCCTTCTGCATCAAGAAACTTTGGATTTATTGGATAACTTAGCGAAAACCTATCCACATTTGCATATTGCACGTTTTCATCCAATTGCCCCTGATGCAGCTCGCTATGTGGCAGAAAATGGCAAGTTCGCTTTTTATGAAGGCATCGAGTTGCGTCGAGAATGTTGCCATATCCGTAAAATCGAACCTTTAAACCGCGCATTGCAAGGGGCTGATGCGTGGCTGACCGGCCAACGTCGTGAACAATCGGCCACTCGTACTGAGCTGCCGTTTGCCGAGCAGGATAAGGCACGTGGTATTGATAAATACAACCCTATTTTTGATTGGTCTGAAACAGATGTGTGGGCTTATATCTTAGCCAACAATGTGCCTTATAACGCTCTTTATCATCAAGGGTTTCCAAGCATTGGCTGCGATCCTTGTACCCGCCAAGTTAAACAGGGCGAAGATATTCGCGCCGGCCGCTGGTGGTGGGAGAGTAAAGATAGTAAGGAATGTGGATTACATAAGTAGAAAAATATAGGAAGAAAAACATGACAAAAACCGAACTCAACAACCAACATCTAGACTGGCTCGAAGCAGAGTCGATTCATATTATCCGTGAAGTCGTCGCAGAATGTGAGAACCCGGCGTTGCTCTTTTCCGGAGGGAAGGATTCTGTGGTATTGCTGGCATTAGCCCGTAAAGCATTTCAGTTAGGCGATCGTCCGGTACATTTACCGTTTCCATTGGTGCATATTGATACTGGTCATAATTATCCGGAAGTGATCCAATTTCGAGATGAGCAAGTGGCAAAACTTAATGCGCGCTTAGTCGTTGGACATGTGGAAGATTCTATTGCCAAAGGTACGGTAGTATTGCGTAAAGAAACCGATTCGCGTAATGCGGCACAGGCGGTTACTTTATTAGAAACCATTGCAGATAATGGATTTGATGCCTTGATGGGCGGTGCACGCCGTGATGAGGAAAAAGCCCGTGCAAAAGAACGAATTTTCTCGTTTCGTGATGAGTTTGGCCAATGGGATCCTAAGGCACAACGTCCGGAATTATGGTCTTTGTACAATGCTAAATTGCATAAAGGCGAAAATATGCGGGTGTTTCCAATTTCTAACTGGACGGAATTAGACATTTGGCAATATATCGCTCGTGAGAATTTGGAATTGCCTCCGATCTATTACAGCCATAAACGAGAAGTTGTACGTCGTAAAGGTTTGTTAGTGCCAGTGACGCCATTAACACCTAAATTGCCGAATGAAGTCAGCGAAGTATTAGATGTTCGTTTCCGTACTGTGGGTGATATTAGCTGTACCTGTCCAGTAGCGAGCACTGCATCAACACCATTAGAAATTATTGAAGAAACCGCTATTGCCGACATTTCCGAACGCAGTGCCACTCGTCTAGACGACCAAGCCAGTGAAGCCGCCATGGAGAAACGGAAAAAAGAGGGATATTTCTAGTATTTCTACTTTCTTGCTTGTGTAAGAAAGTAGCAAAGAACACACCCCAATTAAATCGCTCCTCTTCACTTTTTTTCAATTTTCTTAACGAAAAATTTGTAAACTCGCTACGCTCGAACAGTACAAATTTTTCTAAAAATTGAAAGTCGCTCAGGCGATTTATATGGGGCCATTATTCGAAGATGACGAAATATAAAAGAATAATTAACAGAATATAAGGAAGAAATATGACACAACATTCAACTCCACTTCGTTTTATTACTGCCGGTAGTGTAGATGACGGGAAAAGCACCTTAATCGGCCGCTTACTTTACGATAGCAAAGCGTTATTAACCGACCAAATTAAAACTCTTAATGCAGGAAAAGAGAAAGGCAATAAAGAAGCCATTGATTTTTCTATTTTGACAGATGGTTTGGAAGCAGAACGTGAACAGGGCATTACCATTGATGTGGCGTATCGCTATTTCTCTACGGCAAAACGTAAATTCATCATTGCCGATACCCCAGGACATGAACAATACACACGTAACATGGTGACAGGGGCAAGTACGGCATCAGCAGCAATCGTCTTAATCGATGCTTCTCAACTGAATTTTGATGAGGAACCGTTACAACTCTTACCACAAACTAAACGTCATTCAGCAATTTTACGTCAATTAAATTGCCCGCACATTTTAGTGGCAGTAAATAAAATGGATTTATTGGATTACAACGAAGAAAAATTCAATGCCATTGTGGAGGCGTATCGTCAATTGGCAGCACAACTTGGTTTAAAAGATGTACATTTTGTACCAGTATCTGCATTGCTTGGCGATAACCTGGTATATGCAAGTGAAAGCACCCCTTGGTATCAAGGCGAACCTTTACTCACCATTTTAGAAAATTTACCAAGTGTGGATGAGGTGAGTCATTCCAATGCTGATTTCTATTTCCCGGTGCAATTAGTCGTGCGTCAGGATGCAGATAAAGCCGATGATTTCCGCGGTTATCAAGGGCGAATTGAGAGCGGTTCCGTGCAACTGGGACAGACTATTCGAATTGAACCGAATGGATTAACCGCTAAAGTGACTGAGATTATTACGCCAAAAGGTGAGGTGACACAGGCGGTGGCCGGGGAAGTGATTACCTTACGTTTAGATCGCGATATTGATATTTCCCGTGGTGATTTATTTGTGGATGAAAGTTCACCACTTACACCCAAAAAGCAACTTGAAGCCACAATTTGTTGGTTTGATGAACGCCCATTAAATACCGCCCGTAAATATTTACTTAAACATGGTACGCAAACCGTATTTGCCAAAATCAGTGAAATTGAAAGTGTGTTAAACGTTCATACACTCGAACAAGAAAGTGGTGCTACAGCCTTAAAGATGAATGATATTGCTAGCGTGCGTTTAAGTTTACAGAAACCGATTGTTGCCACAACTTACGAAGAAAATATTGCTGGTGGCGCTTTTATTTTAGTTGATGAAGCAACTTATAACACAGTAGCAGCCGGTATGGTTCTCTAACTCGCGCTTTCTTAATATGAATTTACTGATATTACTCATTTTCTTGTGGGGAAACTTATGCAACACAACAATCCATTACCAACAGAAATATTGAATCTCTTACCAACGCTAACGCCTCTTCAATTGGCATGGCTTTCCGGTTATGCATGGTCGCAAGCTTCCGGTGTAGAACAACAGGCCACAGGGCAACATTTGACAGCAAATTTGACCGCACTTTCGGCAGAACCTTTTTCAATTACTGTGCTTTCAGGTTCACAAACCGGCAATGCTAAATCGGTGGCGGATAAAGTTGCCGCAGAGCTTACTGAAGCTGGTATTGCTGTGAAACGTGTCGCTTTAAAAGATTACAAAGCGAAAACCATTGCTGATGAAAAATACTTGCTTTTAGTGACGTCTACGCAAGGTGAAGGCGAGCCACCAGAAGAAGGTGTGGTATTGCATAAGTTATTAAACGGTAAAAAAGCACCAAAACTCACCGACCTGCAATTTGCAGTGTTAGGATTAGGGGATAGTTCTTATCCAAATTTCTGCCAAGCAGGCAAGGATTTTGATCAGCGTTTTGCCGAATTAGGCGCGACGCGTTTATTTGAGCGAGTGGATGCCGATTTAGATTACATTGCAACCGCGGAACAATGGATCCGAGATATTGTGGCTATCGTAAAAGAAAAGGCAGCGCAGGCTTCACCGGTTGTACAAAGTATTGGTACAGCTACAACCGCACCAGTAGCCAAGGAAAGCCAATACAATAAAGCGAATCCATTTCCTGCAACGTTAATCACTAACCAGAAAATTACTGGTCGTCAGTCTGATAAAGATGTTCGTCATTTAGAGTTTGATTTAGCCGGCTCAGATCTTCATTACCAAGCGGGGGATGCACTCGGTGTATGGTTTGACAATGATCCTAAGTTAGTGGATGAAATTTTATCGCTCGCGCAGATTGATCCTACTACAGAAGTGACAATTGAGGGAAAAACGCAAACTATTTCGACCGCACTTTTATCGCATTTAGAGCTTACTCAAAACACACCGGCTTTTGTGAAAGGCTATGCAGCTTTGGCGAATAACGAACAGTTAAATGATTTGGTTGCGGATAATCAAGCATTGCAAAAATTGGTTCAACGTACACCGATTGTGGATGTCTTACATAAATTTCCTGCAAAATTAACCGCGGAACAACTGGTTTCATTATTGCGTCCTTTAACGCCTCGTTTGTATTCCATTTCATCTTCTTCTGTAGAGGTTGGGGAAGAAGTGCATCTAACTGTTGGCGTGGTACGTTTTGAACATGAAGGTCGAGCACGCAGTGGCGCAGCTTCAAGCTTTTTAGCGGATCGCGTAGAAGAAGATGGTGCTGTGCGTGTATTTGTAGAACATAACGATAATTTCCGCCTACCAAATGACACGGCTAAGCCAATTATTATGGTGGGCTCCGGTACCGGCGTGGCACCATTCCGTGCCTTTATGCAGCAACGCGTAGCCGATGAGGCAAGTGGTAAAAACTGGCTAATTTTTGGTAATCCACATTTTGCCAGCGATTTCCTGTATCAAACCGAATGGCAACAATTTGCCAAAGAGGGGTTCTTACATAAATACGATTTTGCTTGGTCACGCGATCAAGAGAAGAAAATCTATGTGCAAGATAAAATTCGTGAAAATTCGACCGCACTTTGGCAATGGTTACAAGAAGGCGCTTATTTTTATGTCTGTGGTGATGCATCAAAAATGGCAAAAGATGTGGAACAAGCATTACTCGAAGTCATTGCTAAAGAAGGCAATTTAAGTCCTGATGAAGCAGAAGATTATTTAAATGAACTACGTGAAGAAAAACGTTATCAACGTGATGTGTACTAGATTTGTGGGGTGAAAAAATGACAGAGCAAAACAAACAAAAAGGCTTAGAGTGGCAAGAAAAACCGCTTTCTGACAATGAACGCTTAAAAACCGACAGTAACTTTTTACGTGGTACCATTTTAGATGATTTAGAGGATTCCTTAACCGGTGGTTTCCGTGGGGATAACTTTCAATTAATCCGTTTCCACGGTATGTATGAACAAGACGATCGTGATATTCGCGCCGAACGTGCAGAGGAAAAACTCGAACCGTTAAAATTTATGTTGTTACGTTGCCGTTTACCGGGTGGAATCATCAAACCATTTCAATGGATTGAATTGGATAAATTTGCCCGTGAACATAGTTATTATCGTTCGATTCGTTTGACCAATCGTCAAACTTTCCAATATCATGGTGTGCCGAAAAGCCAATTACAAACCATGCATCGTTTATTGCATAGTCTGGGATTAGACTCGATTGCTACGGCTTCTGATATGAACCGTAACGTGTTATGTACTTCTAATCCAATTGAATCAAAATTACATCAGCAGGCATATGAATATGCGAAGAAAATTTCAGAACATCTGTTACCACGTACACGAGGTTATTTAGATGTATGGATTGATGGTAAGAAAGTCCAAAGTAGTGATGATTTTTTCCAGGAAGAACCGATTCTCGGTAAAACTTATTTGCCACGTAAATTTAAAACAGCCGTGGTGATTCCACCACTCAATGATGTGGATTGTTACGGGAATGACTTAGATTTTGTCGCCATTGCAGACGAGAGCGACAATTTAGTTGGCTTTAATGTCTTGGCAGGCGGTGGCTTATCCCTTGAACATGGCAACACCAAAACCTATCCGCATATTTCCCTTGAACTGGGTTATGTGCCGTTGGAATACACTTTAAAAGCAGCGGAAGCCGTGGTGACGACCCAACGAGATTTTGGTAACCGTAGCGATCGTAAAAATGCACGTAGTCGTTATACCATTCAAAACATGGGATTAGATAATTTCCGCGCCGAAGTCGAACGTCGTATGGGGATTCCATTTGAACCGATTCGTCCGTTTAAATTTACTGAACGCGGCGATCGTATTGGTTGGGTAAAAGGCATCGATAACAACTGGCATTTGACCCTGTTTATCGAAAGCGGCCGTTTGGTGGATAACGATGAGAAAAAATTACTGAGTGGCGTGTTGGATATTGCCAAAATTCATAAGGGCGATTTTCGTATTACCGCCAACCAAAATCTGATCGTGGCAAATGTAGCAGAAGAGGATAAAGCACAAATTGAGCAAATTGCGCGTGATTACGGTTTGATTCGTGATGATGTGAGTAAATTACGTGAAAACGCTATGTCCTGCGTTTCTTTCCCAACTTGTCCATTGGCGATGGCAGAATCAGAGCGAATTCTTCCAAGCTTTATTGATGAACTGGATAAAGTGATGGCGAAACATCACGTAGCTGATGATTATATCGTTACACGTATTACTGGTTGCCCAAATGGTTGTGGTCGCGCGATGTTAGCGGAAATTGGTTTAGTGGGTAAAGCAATCGGTCGTTACAATTTGCATATCGGTGGGGATCGTGAAGGTGTGCGTATTCCACGTCTTTACAAAGAAAATATCATGATTCCCGAAATTATCAGTGAACTTGATACTCTGATTGGCCGCTGGGCAAGTGAGCGTCATGAAAACGAAGGATTTGGTGATTTTACAATTCGTGCGGGCATTATCAAACCAGTAGTAAATGCACCGGTTGATTTCTGGGATGACTCAAAAGTGATTATTAAATCAGCGGCTTAATGCGCAAAAGTGTGGTTAATTTTGACCGTACTTTTAGCTGAGAGAATAAAAAACCTTAGGTTTTAGCCTAAGGTTTTTGTTTTTTAGCAAGAATTATTTTTTCTCTTCACATTTGTTGATATCGCTACATTTACCGTAGAGGTATAAACTGTGTGCTTTTAATTTGATACCATGTTGTTCACTGATTTCTTTTTGACGTTGTTCGATAATATTATCAGTAAACTCAAATACTTTACCGCAATCTTCACAGATAATGTGATCATGGTGTTCTGTTGGTGCAAGTTCAAAAACAGACTTATTCCCTTCAAAATTATGACGAATTAAGATATGCGCTTCATCAAATTGGTTAAGTACACGATATACGGTTGCAAGGCCAATATCACTGCCTTGCTCTAACAAGATTTTATATACTTCTTCAGCTGAGAAATGCTCATGTTTATGCTCTTGCATTAATGCAAGGATAGTGAGCCGAGGTTCAGTAATTTTTAATCCTGCCTTTTTGAGTAATTTGATGTTTTCTTCAGACATAATGTTCCCTTAAATTTGCTAAATTAGAGATGGTTAAGCTAATTCTGCTAAACACATTTCATCGTAGATTTGTTTCGTCCATTTCTCGACGCGTTCTGCAGTGAGTTCGGGTTGACGATCTTCATCAATACATAAACCGATAAAGTTTCCATCATCTAATAGTGCCTTTGATGATTCAAAGGTATAACCATCTGTTGGCCAGTTTCCTACAATAATTGCACCGTGTGGTTCAACAATATCACGAACTGTACCGATCGCATCGCAGAAATAATCAGCGTAGTCTTCCTGATCACCACAGCCAAAAATACCCACTAATTTGTCAGTAAAATCAATTTCTTCTAGGGTTGGGAAAAAATCATCCCAGTCAGCTTGAGCTTCACCGTAATACCAAGTTGGAATGCCGAAAAGTAAAAAATCATAACCTTCGATATCTTCTTTCGTGCTTTTTGCTATGTCACGAATATCAACTAACTCATTGCCTAATTGTTTTTGAATCATTTTTGCAATGTTTTCTGTATTACCCGTGTCACTACCATAAAATAAACCGACAACTGCCATCGTTCTTTCCTTTTGAAATATAATTAGTTAATAAATAAAGATGAGAGACTAAAACCCTACAATTTGTGCGAACTATACCATAAATGAATTCTCATTTGAATAGAATAATTCTCATTTAAAACGATTAATTCTTATTTAGAAACCTATCAATTGCACGTATCACAAAATCTGGTTTTTCCGCATGAACCCAGTGCCCACAACCATTGATAGTGAATGAGCTAGCATTCGGGAATTGTTTTAGAATAATTTCTGTATATTCAGGTTTAATATAAGATGAAAGCCCACCTTTAATAAAGAGAGTAGGCGTATTAGCGTAAACTTCCTGCCAATCCATCAGTTCCGCATAATGCTCGAAAAGTGCGGTCAAATTGAAACGAAAATATTCACTTGAAGTAGGCTCAAAAGATTTCAACATAAATTGTACCACACTCGGATCAGCAATTTCAGTTTCTAAAATAGGCTTAGCTTGTTGACGAGTTTGTGGCTGCGCTTTTTTCACGGCAAACAAACCACGAAACACATCATCATGTTCAGCACTGCTATTAGCTACTGGTGCAATATCAATGACAATCAATTTTTCCACACGCTGTGGTTGAAGTGCGGTCATTTTCATTGCTGTTTTTCCGCCCATTGAATGACCAATTAAGATCACATTATCTAATTGAAGGTGATCGATAAGTTGCCATGCATCATCAGCCATGACGTCGTAATTCATTGTTTCTGAATGAAAACTATGTCCATGATTGCGTAAATCTACACGTAAAATGTTATAGTTATCGCTAAATGCACGGGCAATAACCCCAAGATTATTCATATCCCCAAATAAGCCGTGAATGAAAACTAAGGTAGGCGAATTAATTGATTGTTTTGCTTGGTGAAATTGATGGTTTAATAATAGGGAAGATGACATATATTTTGCGTGAGAATTTGGTTAGAAATCGTTATAATGGACGAAAATTTTAGCAAACGGAGAGAAAAAAATGAAGATAATTGAAGTCGATGAAGAATTATATCAATACATTGCGGCACAAACTCAATCTATTGGAGAAAGTGCGTCTGATATTCTTCGCCGTTTGTTGAATTTACCCACTCATGCAGCAAGTTCGGTTGATTTCTTTGAATCAGTAGCATCAGCTGAAATCTCAAAAAGTGCGGTGCATTCTGAACCTGTTTTAGCTGAAAAAACAACCGAAGCATCTCAACCAAAAGTTGAACCTGCAGAGCCGCCAAAAGTAGTGAAAAAACAATCGGACGAAGCAATCAATCATATTGTTGATAAAGTGCGTGCATTATTGAATTCTGCTGAGTTCAAAGAAGAGCCAAAAGCAGTGGTGCGTTTTTTAAATATATTACGGACGCTTTATCGTACCAATCCAGAAAGCTTTGCACAGGCAACCGAAAGCTTACAAGGTCGTACTCGTGTTTATTTTGCTCGTGATGAAGGGACATTGCTTGTGGCGGGTAATCACACGAAACCGAAACAAATTCCAGATACACCATATTGGGTGATTACCAATACCAATAGTGGCCGTAAAATGTTGATGTTAGAAGGAGCGATGCAGTCTATGCATTTGCCAGAATATTTAATTGACGAAGTTCGCCCTTATTTCATTAGCAATTAAGTCGATGCAAAAATTCCCTTGGCAAGCATTTGCCCAAAATCCAGCATATGAAAATCAGATCGCGTTGCGAAATTCGCAGGGCGATCCTTTTACTTGGGTGGAACTTGCTGAGAAAATTAATCAAGTAGAAGCCTTTCTTTTACAACAAGGTGTGACAGCGCAAAGTGCGGTTGCTTTTTGTGGGAAAAATTCAGAACAGATCTTATTTCTTTATTTAGCCGTTATTCAGCTAGGCGCAAAAATTTTAGGTATCAATCCAGCATTTCCTCAAGAAAAAAGAGAAGAATTGTGCCAAGTACACGGCATAGATTTTTGTTATCAAACCGAAGATATTCGTTATTTAGCTGCTGAAGCATTACCCGAGCATAAAGCGGATTTGACAAAAGCAGCCACAATGACGCTAACATCAGGTTCGACTGGCTTGCCTAAAGCTGTGGTGCATAATGTTTCTGCTCATTTGGCAAATGCGGAAGGTGTTTGTGCCTTAATGAATTTTGGCAAAGATCAATCATGGCTACTTTCTTTACCGCTTTATCATGTCTCCGGACAAGGTATTGTGTGGCGCTGGCTTTACGCAGGTGCCACCTTAGTTTTACCAAAAGAAGATTTTTATCAATCTATTGGTGAGGTTTCCCATGTTTCTCTCGTGCCAACGCAATTACAACGCTGGTTTGATTATTTGGTGGAGCATCCACAGCCTATTCACACGCAAGCTGTGTTATTAGGCGGGACACAAATCCCTGTAAAATTAACCCAAGTGTTAAGTGAACTAGGTATTCGAAGCTATTCAGGTTATGGTATGACAGAAATGGCTTCTACCGTATTCGCTAAGCAATCGGATGGAAAAATTGGTGTAGGACAACCTTTATTCGGACGAGAATTTAAGTTAGTGAACGAAGAGGTTTGGCTAAAAGGTGCCGGACTTGCCATGGGATATTGGCGCAATGGGTGTGTTGATCCGCTTACTAATGCTGAAGGTTGGTTCCAAACCAAAGATAAAGGTCAATGGCTCGATAACGAATTAGTCATTCAAGGCCGATTGGATAATATGTTTATTTCTGGCGGTGAAAATATTCAGCCGGAAGAAATTGAAAAAGTGATTGCACAATCAGATTTGGTGAAACAAGTCTTTGTTTTGCCTCAACATGATGAGGAATTTGGCCACCGCCCTGTCGCGATTGTTGAATTTCATACCTTATTTAATGAAAGTGCGGTCGAATCTCTCAACGTTTTTTTACAAGGGCGATTGGAACGATTTAAGCAACCCGTTGCCTACTATGAACTCCCACAGGATTTAATCCAAGGGGCAATAAAGATTTCTCGTAAAGCGCTCGCCGATTGGCTGTCGCAATAATAGGAAAGTTAGTTTAATGAAAAATATCTCTCGTGTTTTGACCGCGCTTGGTCTTTCATTTGTTTTTACACTGGCGCTTTCTCATCCTGTTTGGGCAGAGAATAATAATGCGGATTTACCGACGGAAAAAACACTAAAAAGTGAATTAGCTGATGCACAAAAATTACCGGATGGCGATGAAAAAACAAATAACGTCGCAACAATCCAGGCTTCGCTTGATTTCTTGCAACAAATTCAAACCCAGCAAAAAAATAATAACGATTTGCAAGATACGCTTATTGATGCAGATTCTGAAATTCAGAAGAATAATGCTGATCTTCAAAATCTTAAAAAACAGCTAAGCACGACAAATAACACCGATTATGCTTCGCAAAGTTTAGCGAATTTGCAGACTCAGGTTGAAAAACTAACCAATCAACAACAAGATGCCCAATCTGCATTAAGTGCGGTGAATACACAACTTGCAGGGCAGAGTTCAGTGTCTGAACGTGCTCAAACAGCCTTGACAGATAATGTTAAACGTACGCAAGAATTGAATCAGAAATTGGCTGATCCAACAACGAGTTCATTATTAAAACAGCAAATCCAGCTGGAATTGCAACTGATTGAGCTAAAAAATATCTATAATCAAGTGCTATTAAAAAATAGTGATCAGTTGACGGTGCTTTATCAAAGCCGATATGAACTATTGAATACGCGTGTTCAAGCATTGCAGCAACAAATTGCGGCTATTCAAGACGTGATTAATCAAAAGAATTTGGCTAAAACACAAAACCAAGTTGAGCAAGTACAACAACAAAACCAAAGTGTTGAGCAAAATCCATTGATTCAGAAAGAGTTGGATTTAAATTCGCAGCTTAGCCAATATTTACTTGAGCAAACAGAGAAAACCAATACATTAACGCAAGATGAACTACGCATGCGAAATGTGTTGGATAACTTAACGCAGACACAACGTACCATTGATGAGCAAATCAGCGCATTACAAGGCACATTGGTGCTTTCACGCATTATTCAGCAACAAAAACAAAAATTACCAACCAATTTAAATATTCAAGGTCTTTCGAAACAAATTGCGGATTTACGTGTACAGATCTTCGATATTACACAAAAACGTAATGAGCTTTATGATATTGATGCCTATATCAGTAAAATAGAGCAAGATGAAAATAAATCTTTTACCTCTGCGGAAAAAGCACAATTAACCAGTTTATTAACAGAACGTCGTAAAGTGGCCTCTGATTTGATTAAGTCATTGAATAATCAGTTGAACTTTGCGATTTCCTTAGAGTTAACCCAACAACAGATTACTCAAATCAGTGATCAAATTCAGTCTAAACTCGATCAACAAAGTTTCTGGGTAAAAAGTAACAATCCAATTAATTTAGATTGGATCAAAAAACTGCCTATGTCACTCAAGGCACAATTTGATGGCATTGGAAAGAAAATTG
Encoded here:
- the cysI gene encoding assimilatory sulfite reductase (NADPH) hemoprotein subunit; the protein is MTEQNKQKGLEWQEKPLSDNERLKTDSNFLRGTILDDLEDSLTGGFRGDNFQLIRFHGMYEQDDRDIRAERAEEKLEPLKFMLLRCRLPGGIIKPFQWIELDKFAREHSYYRSIRLTNRQTFQYHGVPKSQLQTMHRLLHSLGLDSIATASDMNRNVLCTSNPIESKLHQQAYEYAKKISEHLLPRTRGYLDVWIDGKKVQSSDDFFQEEPILGKTYLPRKFKTAVVIPPLNDVDCYGNDLDFVAIADESDNLVGFNVLAGGGLSLEHGNTKTYPHISLELGYVPLEYTLKAAEAVVTTQRDFGNRSDRKNARSRYTIQNMGLDNFRAEVERRMGIPFEPIRPFKFTERGDRIGWVKGIDNNWHLTLFIESGRLVDNDEKKLLSGVLDIAKIHKGDFRITANQNLIVANVAEEDKAQIEQIARDYGLIRDDVSKLRENAMSCVSFPTCPLAMAESERILPSFIDELDKVMAKHHVADDYIVTRITGCPNGCGRAMLAEIGLVGKAIGRYNLHIGGDREGVRIPRLYKENIMIPEIISELDTLIGRWASERHENEGFGDFTIRAGIIKPVVNAPVDFWDDSKVIIKSAA
- the fur gene encoding ferric iron uptake transcriptional regulator translates to MSEENIKLLKKAGLKITEPRLTILALMQEHKHEHFSAEEVYKILLEQGSDIGLATVYRVLNQFDEAHILIRHNFEGNKSVFELAPTEHHDHIICEDCGKVFEFTDNIIEQRQKEISEQHGIKLKAHSLYLYGKCSDINKCEEKK
- the fldA gene encoding flavodoxin FldA, whose product is MAVVGLFYGSDTGNTENIAKMIQKQLGNELVDIRDIAKSTKEDIEGYDFLLFGIPTWYYGEAQADWDDFFPTLEEIDFTDKLVGIFGCGDQEDYADYFCDAIGTVRDIVEPHGAIIVGNWPTDGYTFESSKALLDDGNFIGLCIDEDRQPELTAERVEKWTKQIYDEMCLAELA
- a CDS encoding alpha/beta fold hydrolase, which codes for MSSSLLLNHQFHQAKQSINSPTLVFIHGLFGDMNNLGVIARAFSDNYNILRVDLRNHGHSFHSETMNYDVMADDAWQLIDHLQLDNVILIGHSMGGKTAMKMTALQPQRVEKLIVIDIAPVANSSAEHDDVFRGLFAVKKAQPQTRQQAKPILETEIADPSVVQFMLKSFEPTSSEYFRFNLTALFEHYAELMDWQEVYANTPTLFIKGGLSSYIKPEYTEIILKQFPNASSFTINGCGHWVHAEKPDFVIRAIDRFLNKN
- the seqA gene encoding replication initiation negative regulator SeqA, whose translation is MKIIEVDEELYQYIAAQTQSIGESASDILRRLLNLPTHAASSVDFFESVASAEISKSAVHSEPVLAEKTTEASQPKVEPAEPPKVVKKQSDEAINHIVDKVRALLNSAEFKEEPKAVVRFLNILRTLYRTNPESFAQATESLQGRTRVYFARDEGTLLVAGNHTKPKQIPDTPYWVITNTNSGRKMLMLEGAMQSMHLPEYLIDEVRPYFISN
- the menE gene encoding o-succinylbenzoate--CoA ligase; translated protein: MQKFPWQAFAQNPAYENQIALRNSQGDPFTWVELAEKINQVEAFLLQQGVTAQSAVAFCGKNSEQILFLYLAVIQLGAKILGINPAFPQEKREELCQVHGIDFCYQTEDIRYLAAEALPEHKADLTKAATMTLTSGSTGLPKAVVHNVSAHLANAEGVCALMNFGKDQSWLLSLPLYHVSGQGIVWRWLYAGATLVLPKEDFYQSIGEVSHVSLVPTQLQRWFDYLVEHPQPIHTQAVLLGGTQIPVKLTQVLSELGIRSYSGYGMTEMASTVFAKQSDGKIGVGQPLFGREFKLVNEEVWLKGAGLAMGYWRNGCVDPLTNAEGWFQTKDKGQWLDNELVIQGRLDNMFISGGENIQPEEIEKVIAQSDLVKQVFVLPQHDEEFGHRPVAIVEFHTLFNESAVESLNVFLQGRLERFKQPVAYYELPQDLIQGAIKISRKALADWLSQ